From one Bacteroides eggerthii genomic stretch:
- a CDS encoding efflux RND transporter permease subunit — MDISKWAFKNRNLVYFLVMVLLIGGILSCYQMSKLEDPEIKVKLAMVVTTYPGASAHQVELEVTDVLEKSIRSMGNIDNVESYSYNDLSLIQIELTTITPDEEVEQCWDMLRRKVSDACALLPDGASTPIVKDDFGNVYGMFYALTGDGLSDRELSDYAELIKREISDMEDVDRVELYGKRPECINISLLQDRMANLGVKPAEVLATLNGQNKTTYSGYYDNGDNRIRVTVSDKFKTVKDIGNMLIQGHDDDQLRMRDIARIEKGYEEPTRNELFFDSERAQGVLIAASGKSDIVKVGAAVEKKLAQLKESRLPAGVECHKVFYQPERVGASLGTFVINLIESVIIVVVILMLAMGFKSGVIIGISLIVTVFGSFLFLQTAGGTMQRVSLAAFVLAMGMLVDNAIVIVDGILVDLKAGKNRMEAMTAIGRQTAMPLLGATLIAIIAFLPIFMSPDTAGVYTRDLFIVLAVSLLLSWVLALTHVPLMADRRLHPAIEVSTTGKREYKGRTYALLRTALYFGLAHRWSFVLAMITLLGLSIFGYGYMRQGFFPDMVYDQLYMEYKLPEGNNSTRVAQDLKEIETYLKTRKEITHVTTSIGGTPGRYNLVRSIANPSLSYGELIIDFTSPDDLVDNMDEIQNYLAQRYPDAYVKLKRYNLMFKKYPIEAQFMGPDPAILHQLADSARNIMENTPEVCLITTDWEPQIPVLSIEYDQAAARALGLSRSDVSMSLLSANGGIPIGSFYEGIHRDNIYLRCLDEKGQPIENLGNTQVFSTLPSLNGLMNEENIVKLKAGTLSKEELVESLMGSTPLKQISKSIDIRWEDPVVPRYNGQRSQRVQCSPAPGIETEKARQAIARKIEQIELPDGYTLHWQGEKNASDQSMKYLFKNFPLAIILMIAILIMLFKDYRKPAVIFCCLPMILVGVVAVMLLTGKTFNFVAIVGTLGLIGMLIKNGIVLMDEITLQLNQGIEPVTALVDSAQSRLRPVTMAALTTILGMIPLLPDAMFGSLAASIMGGLTFGTLITLLFIPILYALFFHIKNE, encoded by the coding sequence ATGGATATAAGTAAATGGGCATTTAAGAACCGTAACCTGGTCTACTTCCTGGTAATGGTCCTGCTTATCGGCGGAATTCTCTCCTGCTACCAGATGAGCAAACTGGAGGACCCGGAAATAAAAGTAAAGCTCGCCATGGTGGTCACCACCTACCCGGGAGCATCCGCCCACCAAGTGGAACTGGAAGTGACGGATGTATTGGAAAAGAGCATCCGCAGCATGGGAAACATAGACAATGTAGAAAGCTACTCTTACAATGACCTTTCCTTGATACAGATAGAGCTGACCACCATCACCCCGGATGAAGAAGTGGAACAATGCTGGGATATGCTGCGACGCAAAGTAAGCGACGCCTGCGCCTTACTCCCCGACGGGGCAAGCACCCCGATTGTCAAAGATGATTTCGGCAACGTATACGGAATGTTCTATGCACTGACAGGCGACGGACTATCCGATCGTGAACTGTCCGACTACGCCGAGCTCATCAAACGGGAAATCAGCGATATGGAAGATGTAGACCGGGTGGAATTGTATGGCAAACGTCCCGAATGTATCAATATCTCCCTGCTGCAGGACCGCATGGCAAACCTTGGCGTGAAGCCTGCCGAAGTTCTCGCTACACTGAACGGCCAAAACAAAACCACATACAGCGGCTACTATGACAATGGAGACAACCGTATCCGCGTGACCGTCAGCGATAAATTCAAGACTGTGAAAGACATCGGCAATATGCTGATACAAGGGCATGACGACGACCAGCTCCGTATGCGCGACATAGCCCGGATAGAGAAAGGATATGAAGAGCCCACCCGTAACGAACTGTTCTTCGACAGCGAACGGGCCCAGGGAGTTCTTATCGCAGCTTCCGGCAAATCGGATATTGTGAAAGTCGGCGCCGCCGTAGAAAAAAAACTGGCGCAACTGAAAGAAAGCCGTCTGCCCGCAGGTGTAGAGTGCCACAAAGTATTCTACCAACCGGAACGCGTAGGAGCTTCTTTGGGCACTTTCGTAATTAACCTGATTGAGTCCGTCATCATCGTCGTAGTCATCCTGATGCTGGCTATGGGCTTCAAAAGCGGAGTCATAATCGGGATTAGCCTGATTGTCACCGTATTCGGTTCGTTCCTATTCCTGCAAACGGCAGGAGGAACCATGCAACGCGTATCGCTCGCCGCATTCGTACTTGCAATGGGGATGCTGGTAGACAACGCCATCGTCATCGTAGACGGAATACTGGTGGATCTGAAAGCGGGAAAGAACCGCATGGAAGCCATGACAGCCATTGGCCGCCAAACAGCAATGCCTCTGTTGGGAGCCACCCTGATAGCTATTATCGCTTTTCTGCCCATTTTCATGTCACCGGACACAGCAGGCGTCTATACCCGCGACCTTTTCATTGTGTTGGCAGTCTCTCTACTGTTGAGCTGGGTGTTGGCATTGACCCATGTTCCCCTAATGGCCGACCGCAGGCTGCACCCCGCAATCGAAGTCAGCACTACCGGAAAACGCGAGTACAAAGGCCGTACATACGCACTCTTGCGCACTGCCCTGTATTTCGGTTTGGCACACCGTTGGAGTTTTGTTCTGGCAATGATTACTTTGTTAGGGCTTTCCATTTTCGGCTACGGATATATGCGCCAGGGGTTCTTCCCGGACATGGTATATGACCAGCTTTATATGGAATACAAGCTACCCGAAGGCAATAACTCCACCCGCGTGGCACAAGATCTGAAAGAGATAGAAACCTATCTGAAAACACGTAAGGAGATTACTCACGTCACCACTTCGATAGGTGGTACGCCGGGGCGTTACAACCTCGTGCGCAGCATCGCCAACCCTTCCCTCTCATATGGCGAGCTGATTATCGACTTCACTTCACCGGACGACCTTGTAGACAATATGGATGAAATACAAAACTACCTGGCACAGCGTTACCCCGATGCCTACGTGAAACTGAAGCGTTACAACCTGATGTTCAAGAAATATCCCATTGAAGCACAGTTTATGGGACCCGATCCGGCCATACTGCATCAGTTGGCCGACAGTGCGCGGAACATTATGGAGAATACTCCGGAAGTATGCCTCATCACCACCGACTGGGAACCGCAGATACCCGTACTTTCCATAGAATACGACCAAGCAGCCGCCCGCGCTCTCGGCCTCAGCCGCAGTGATGTCAGCATGTCTCTCCTTTCCGCCAACGGCGGCATACCTATCGGTTCTTTCTATGAAGGCATACACCGCGACAATATCTACCTGAGATGCCTGGATGAGAAAGGGCAACCGATAGAAAACCTGGGCAACACGCAAGTGTTCTCCACCCTTCCTTCATTGAACGGACTGATGAACGAGGAGAACATCGTGAAACTCAAAGCCGGTACTTTGAGCAAAGAGGAACTGGTGGAAAGCCTTATGGGAAGCACTCCGCTGAAACAAATCAGTAAGAGTATCGATATCCGTTGGGAAGATCCTGTAGTACCCCGTTACAACGGGCAACGCAGCCAGCGTGTGCAATGCTCTCCCGCTCCCGGCATAGAAACGGAGAAGGCGCGGCAAGCCATTGCCCGGAAGATAGAACAGATAGAGCTACCCGACGGCTACACCCTTCATTGGCAAGGGGAAAAGAATGCAAGCGACCAGTCTATGAAGTACCTGTTCAAGAACTTCCCGCTGGCCATCATATTAATGATTGCCATCCTCATTATGTTGTTCAAGGATTATCGTAAACCCGCTGTCATCTTCTGTTGTCTCCCTATGATTCTTGTAGGAGTAGTGGCAGTAATGCTGCTTACGGGCAAAACATTCAACTTCGTGGCAATTGTAGGCACATTGGGACTGATAGGCATGCTCATCAAAAACGGCATTGTGCTAATGGATGAAATAACCCTTCAACTTAATCAGGGAATAGAGCCGGTTACGGCATTGGTCGATAGCGCCCAAAGCCGCTTACGCCCTGTAACCATGGCAGCGCTGACTACCATTCTGGGCATGATACCGCTGCTGCCCGATGCCATGTTCGGTTCTCTGGCGGCATCCATTATGGGCGGACTGACATTCGGAACACTGATAACGCTCTTGTTCATCCCTATCCTATACGCATTATTCTTTCACATTAAAAACGAGTAA
- the carB gene encoding carbamoyl-phosphate synthase large subunit yields the protein MKENNIKKVLLLGSGALKIGEAGEFDYSGSQALKALKEEGIHTVLINPNIATVQTSEGVADQIYFLPVTPYFVEKVIEKERPDGIMLAFGGQTALNCGVELYKEGIFEKYGVRVLGTPVQAIIDTEDREIFVQKLNEINVQTIKSEAVENAADARRAAAELGYPVIVRAAYALGGLGSGFCDNEEELNVLVEKAFSFSPQVLVEKSLRGWKEVEYEVVRDRFDNCITVCNMENFDPLGIHTGESIVIAPSQTLSNTDYHKLRELAIRIIRHIGIVGECNVQYAYDPESEDYRVIEVNARLSRSSALASKATGYPLAFVAAKLGLGYGLFDLKNSVTKTTSAFFEPALDYVVCKIPRWDLGKFHGVDKELGSSMKSVGEVMAIGRTFEEAIQKGLRMIGQGMHGFVENKELVISDIDKALREPTDKRIFVISKAFRAGYTVDQVHELTKIDRWFLEKLMNIMNTSKELHEYSETVCGSECSEESVPLKVQGEEIIRFVRNDKAAQELLRRAKIQGFSDLQIARALGLERYMDSEDGILTIRALRKSMGVLPVVKQIDTLAAEYPARTNYLYLTYSGIANDVHYLGDRKSIVVLGSGAYRIGSSVEFDWCGVQALNTIRKEGYRSVMINYNPETVSTDYDMCDRLYFDELTFERVMDILELENPHGVIVSTGGQIPNNLALRLDAQNVPILGTSAKSIDNAEDRDKFSAMLDRIGVDQPEWRALTSLEDINDFVGKVGFPVLVRPSYVLSGAAMNVCSNQEELERFLQLAANVSKKHPVVVSQFIEHAKEVEMDAVAQNGEIVAYAISEHIEFAGVHSGDATIQFPPQKLYVETVRRIKRISREIARELNISGPFNIQYLAKDNDIKVIECNLRASRSFPFVSKVLKINFIELATKVMLGIPVQKPDKNLFDLDYVGIKASQFSFNRLQKADPVLGVDMASTGEVGCIGSDTSCAILKAMLSVGYRIPQKNILLSTGTPKQKVDMLSAARMLQKKGYKLFATGGSSKFLTENGVENTCVYWPSEPDMQPQALDMLHKKEIDMVVNIPKNLTAGELDNGYKIRRAAIDLNIPLITNARLASAFINAFCTMTPDDLAIKSWEEYR from the coding sequence ATGAAAGAAAACAATATAAAGAAAGTCCTGCTGCTTGGCTCCGGCGCACTGAAAATCGGTGAGGCGGGAGAGTTTGACTACTCCGGTTCGCAGGCCCTCAAGGCGTTGAAAGAAGAAGGTATCCATACCGTCCTTATCAACCCGAACATAGCTACGGTACAGACTTCGGAAGGCGTTGCCGACCAGATATATTTCCTGCCCGTAACCCCTTACTTTGTGGAGAAAGTCATTGAGAAAGAACGCCCGGACGGCATTATGCTTGCTTTTGGCGGACAAACGGCATTGAACTGTGGCGTGGAGCTTTACAAGGAAGGCATCTTTGAAAAGTACGGCGTGAGGGTGCTCGGCACTCCCGTACAGGCCATCATAGATACGGAGGATCGTGAGATATTCGTGCAGAAGCTGAATGAAATCAATGTGCAGACCATTAAAAGCGAGGCGGTGGAAAATGCGGCAGACGCCCGTCGTGCCGCTGCGGAGTTGGGCTATCCGGTCATTGTACGTGCGGCCTATGCATTGGGCGGACTGGGATCGGGCTTTTGCGACAACGAAGAAGAGCTGAATGTTCTGGTAGAAAAGGCTTTCTCTTTCTCTCCGCAAGTATTGGTGGAGAAGTCATTGCGCGGCTGGAAAGAAGTGGAGTACGAGGTTGTACGCGACCGCTTCGACAACTGCATCACCGTCTGCAATATGGAGAACTTCGATCCGCTGGGCATTCACACAGGGGAGTCCATTGTCATTGCTCCGTCGCAGACATTAAGTAATACGGACTATCACAAACTGCGTGAACTTGCCATCCGAATCATCCGTCACATCGGTATTGTGGGCGAGTGCAATGTGCAGTATGCCTACGACCCGGAAAGTGAAGATTATCGTGTCATCGAGGTAAACGCCCGCTTGAGCCGATCGTCTGCACTTGCCTCTAAAGCAACGGGTTATCCACTGGCTTTTGTTGCAGCAAAACTCGGATTGGGCTATGGGCTTTTCGATTTGAAAAACTCCGTAACCAAAACCACCAGCGCTTTCTTCGAACCTGCCCTGGATTACGTAGTCTGTAAAATTCCCCGTTGGGATTTGGGCAAGTTCCATGGCGTAGACAAAGAGTTGGGATCAAGCATGAAGTCTGTCGGAGAGGTTATGGCTATCGGACGTACCTTTGAGGAAGCCATTCAGAAAGGGCTGCGCATGATAGGACAGGGGATGCATGGCTTTGTGGAGAATAAGGAACTTGTCATCTCCGATATTGACAAAGCACTTCGTGAGCCTACGGATAAACGTATCTTTGTCATCTCCAAAGCCTTTCGTGCCGGATATACCGTAGACCAGGTACATGAGCTGACAAAGATAGACCGTTGGTTCTTGGAGAAGCTGATGAACATTATGAATACCAGTAAGGAGCTGCACGAGTATTCAGAAACCGTCTGTGGTTCGGAGTGCAGCGAAGAATCCGTTCCTTTGAAAGTTCAAGGGGAAGAGATCATCCGCTTCGTTCGGAATGACAAGGCAGCGCAAGAATTGTTGCGCAGAGCCAAGATACAAGGCTTCTCCGATTTGCAGATAGCCCGCGCTCTTGGTTTGGAACGCTATATGGATAGCGAGGACGGCATACTTACCATACGTGCGTTGCGCAAGAGCATGGGGGTGCTGCCCGTAGTGAAACAAATAGATACACTCGCCGCCGAGTATCCCGCCCGAACCAATTATCTGTATCTGACATACAGCGGCATTGCCAATGATGTGCATTATCTGGGCGACCGCAAATCTATCGTTGTACTCGGTTCGGGGGCATACCGCATCGGCTCCTCGGTAGAGTTCGACTGGTGCGGTGTGCAGGCGTTGAACACCATCCGCAAGGAAGGTTATCGCAGCGTCATGATTAACTACAACCCCGAAACCGTATCTACGGATTATGACATGTGCGACCGTCTCTATTTCGACGAACTCACCTTCGAGCGTGTCATGGACATTCTCGAACTGGAAAATCCGCATGGCGTAATCGTGTCTACAGGCGGCCAGATTCCAAATAACCTTGCCTTGCGCCTTGACGCGCAGAATGTGCCTATCCTTGGAACGAGTGCCAAGAGCATTGATAATGCCGAGGACCGCGATAAGTTCTCGGCTATGCTGGACCGTATCGGTGTGGACCAACCCGAATGGCGTGCGCTTACCTCGTTGGAGGACATCAATGATTTTGTCGGGAAGGTAGGATTTCCGGTGCTGGTTCGTCCCAGTTATGTGCTTTCCGGTGCGGCTATGAACGTCTGTTCCAATCAGGAAGAACTGGAACGCTTCCTGCAACTGGCGGCAAACGTATCCAAGAAGCATCCGGTAGTGGTAAGCCAGTTCATAGAACATGCCAAGGAGGTAGAAATGGATGCCGTAGCACAGAACGGTGAAATCGTAGCGTATGCCATCAGCGAGCATATTGAATTTGCCGGTGTACATTCCGGTGACGCTACAATCCAGTTCCCGCCGCAGAAGCTCTATGTGGAGACGGTACGCCGCATCAAGCGCATCAGTCGCGAGATTGCCCGCGAGCTGAACATCTCCGGTCCGTTCAACATCCAGTACCTTGCCAAGGACAACGACATCAAGGTCATCGAATGTAATCTGCGTGCCAGCCGTTCGTTCCCGTTTGTCAGCAAGGTCCTTAAAATCAACTTTATCGAACTGGCCACAAAGGTGATGCTCGGAATTCCTGTACAGAAGCCGGACAAGAACCTTTTCGATCTCGACTATGTAGGAATCAAGGCTTCGCAGTTCTCTTTCAACCGTCTGCAAAAGGCAGATCCTGTGCTGGGAGTGGATATGGCGTCTACGGGTGAAGTGGGGTGCATAGGCAGTGATACTTCCTGTGCCATTCTGAAGGCGATGCTTTCCGTCGGTTACCGTATTCCGCAGAAGAACATCTTGCTTTCTACCGGTACACCGAAGCAGAAAGTGGACATGCTTTCCGCTGCTCGCATGCTTCAGAAGAAAGGGTATAAGTTGTTTGCAACCGGCGGATCAAGTAAGTTCCTTACGGAGAATGGCGTGGAGAACACCTGCGTCTACTGGCCGAGCGAACCTGATATGCAGCCGCAGGCACTCGATATGCTGCATAAAAAAGAGATTGATATGGTGGTGAACATTCCGAAGAACCTCACCGCAGGCGAGTTGGACAACGGCTATAAGATACGCCGGGCAGCTATCGACCTCAACATCCCGTTGATTACGAATGCGCGGCTGGCAAGTGCCTTTATCAATGCGTTCTGCACGATGACTCCGGACGATTTGGCCATTAAGTCATGGGAAGAGTATAGATAA
- the glmS gene encoding glutamine--fructose-6-phosphate transaminase (isomerizing), with protein MCGIVGYIGQRKAYPILIKGLKRLEYRGYDSAGVALISDDRQLNVYKTKGKVSDLETFVTQKDISGNIGIAHTRWATHGEPCSINAHPHYSSSERLALIHNGIIENYTVLKDKLQAKGYTFKSSTDTEVLIQLIEYIQVTNRIDLLTAVQLALQEVIGAYAIAVLDRENPDEIIAARKSSPLVVGIGRDEFFLASDATPIVEYTDKVVYLEDGEIAVIRRGEKLKVVNLENVECPHEVKTVALNLGQLEKGGYPHFMLKEIFEQPGCIYDCMRGRINLEGTNVVLSAIIDYKERLLAAKRFVIVACGTSWHAALIGKHLIESFCRIPVEVEYASEFRYRDPVIDGSDVVIAISQSGETADTLAAVELAKSRGAFIYGICNAVGSSIPRATHTGSYIHVGPEIGVASTKAFTGQVTVLTMLALALAREKHTVDEEQYLAIVRELGQIPEKMKEVLKLNDSIAELSKIFTYARNFIYLGRGYSYPVALEGALKLKEISYIHAEGYPAAEMKHGPIALIDAEMPVVVIATQNGLYEKVLSNIQEIKARKGRVIAIVTKGDEVISKIADTCIELPGTMECLDPLITAVPLQLLAYHIAVCKGMDVDQPRNLAKSVTVE; from the coding sequence ATGTGTGGAATAGTAGGCTATATAGGTCAAAGAAAAGCCTACCCCATTCTTATCAAAGGCTTGAAGCGGTTGGAGTATCGCGGATATGATAGTGCAGGGGTAGCATTAATCAGTGACGACCGGCAACTGAACGTCTATAAGACGAAAGGAAAGGTCTCGGATTTGGAAACTTTCGTCACTCAAAAAGATATTTCCGGTAACATTGGCATTGCACATACACGCTGGGCTACACATGGGGAACCTTGTTCCATTAACGCCCATCCTCATTATTCCTCTTCCGAAAGGCTCGCTCTCATCCACAACGGCATCATTGAAAATTACACCGTCCTCAAAGATAAACTTCAGGCCAAAGGCTATACATTTAAAAGTAGTACCGATACCGAGGTGCTGATACAACTCATCGAATACATTCAGGTTACGAATCGCATTGACTTGCTGACTGCCGTACAACTGGCTCTGCAGGAAGTGATCGGTGCGTATGCCATTGCTGTGCTCGATCGGGAGAATCCGGACGAGATTATAGCTGCACGCAAAAGCAGCCCGTTGGTAGTAGGTATCGGCCGGGATGAGTTCTTCTTGGCATCCGATGCCACCCCCATTGTGGAATATACGGACAAGGTGGTCTATCTGGAGGATGGGGAGATAGCCGTTATCCGTCGCGGCGAGAAACTGAAAGTGGTGAATCTGGAGAATGTGGAGTGTCCGCACGAAGTAAAGACGGTGGCGCTCAACCTCGGCCAGTTGGAAAAAGGCGGGTATCCGCATTTCATGCTGAAGGAAATCTTCGAGCAGCCCGGTTGCATCTACGACTGTATGCGCGGACGCATCAATCTGGAAGGCACTAACGTAGTGCTTTCCGCCATTATCGATTATAAGGAACGCCTGCTTGCGGCCAAACGCTTTGTAATTGTAGCTTGCGGTACGTCATGGCATGCTGCGCTCATAGGCAAACATCTGATAGAAAGTTTCTGCCGTATTCCGGTAGAAGTGGAATATGCTTCGGAGTTCCGTTATCGTGATCCGGTGATTGACGGCAGTGATGTGGTGATTGCCATTTCACAGAGCGGTGAGACGGCCGACACGCTGGCTGCCGTAGAATTGGCCAAGAGTCGCGGCGCATTTATATATGGTATATGCAACGCTGTGGGTTCGAGCATTCCGCGTGCTACGCATACAGGTTCTTACATTCACGTAGGTCCGGAAATCGGTGTGGCGTCTACGAAAGCCTTTACGGGACAGGTGACTGTGCTCACCATGCTGGCGCTGGCATTGGCACGCGAGAAGCATACTGTCGATGAGGAGCAATACCTCGCCATAGTCAGGGAACTCGGACAGATTCCGGAGAAGATGAAAGAGGTGCTGAAGTTGAATGACAGCATAGCGGAGCTTTCTAAAATCTTCACCTATGCACGCAACTTTATCTATCTGGGACGCGGTTACAGCTATCCCGTAGCATTGGAAGGGGCGCTGAAGTTGAAGGAAATTTCGTATATCCATGCGGAAGGCTATCCTGCTGCCGAAATGAAGCATGGGCCTATTGCACTGATAGATGCGGAGATGCCTGTGGTAGTCATTGCCACACAAAACGGGCTGTACGAAAAAGTGCTGAGCAACATACAGGAAATCAAGGCGCGTAAAGGCAGAGTGATAGCCATTGTCACAAAGGGAGATGAGGTTATCAGTAAGATTGCCGATACTTGTATCGAACTTCCCGGAACAATGGAGTGCCTTGATCCGTTGATAACTGCGGTTCCTTTGCAGTTGCTCGCCTATCACATAGCCGTATGTAAAGGTATGGACGTGGATCAGCCGCGTAACCTTGCCAAATCGGTAACGGTAGAATGA
- the carA gene encoding glutamine-hydrolyzing carbamoyl-phosphate synthase small subunit, which translates to MRNVTLLLDDGSRFCGKSFGYEKPVAGEVVFNTAMSGYPESLTDPSYAGQLLTLTYPLVGNYGVPPFTVEPNGLPTFMESERIHAEAIIVSDYSENYSHWNSAESLGDWLKREQVPGITGIDTRELTKVLREHGVMLGRIEFDKESDGKNEESGKVDEELPTAVYEGVNYVDRVSCKEIIHYLPDGTSTRSSAHSSFLIPHSSLKKVVLVDCGVKANIIRCLLRRGVEVIRVPWNYDFNGLEFDGLFISNGPGDPDTCDAAVQNIRKAMKNEKLPIFGICMGNQLLSKAGGAKIYKLKYGHRSHNQPVRMVGTERCFITSQNHGYAVNNNTLTEDWEPLFINMNDGSNEGIRHKHNPWFSAQFHPEAASGPTDTEFLFDEFVKLLK; encoded by the coding sequence ATGAGAAATGTAACATTACTCCTCGACGACGGGAGCCGCTTTTGCGGTAAGTCGTTTGGCTATGAAAAGCCGGTGGCGGGAGAGGTGGTCTTTAACACAGCCATGTCGGGCTATCCTGAAAGCCTGACCGACCCTTCGTACGCCGGACAGTTGCTGACGCTCACCTATCCGTTGGTGGGCAACTATGGTGTACCGCCTTTCACTGTTGAACCGAACGGATTGCCCACATTCATGGAAAGCGAGCGTATCCATGCCGAAGCCATTATCGTAAGTGATTATTCCGAAAATTACAGCCATTGGAATTCCGCGGAAAGTCTTGGCGACTGGCTCAAGCGTGAGCAAGTGCCCGGTATTACGGGTATCGACACCCGAGAACTGACAAAAGTGCTGCGAGAGCATGGAGTGATGTTGGGGAGAATCGAGTTTGATAAAGAATCAGACGGGAAAAATGAAGAATCAGGAAAGGTAGATGAAGAATTGCCGACAGCGGTGTACGAAGGCGTAAACTACGTGGATCGCGTGAGTTGCAAGGAAATCATACATTACCTTCCTGACGGCACTTCCACCCGTAGCTCAGCCCATTCTTCATTCCTCATTCCTCATTCTTCATTAAAGAAGGTTGTCCTTGTGGATTGCGGTGTGAAGGCCAACATCATCCGCTGTTTGTTGCGACGGGGGGTGGAAGTCATCCGCGTTCCCTGGAACTATGATTTCAACGGGCTGGAGTTCGACGGACTGTTTATCTCCAATGGTCCCGGCGATCCCGACACCTGTGATGCTGCCGTTCAGAACATCCGTAAGGCGATGAAGAATGAGAAGCTCCCTATCTTCGGCATCTGCATGGGCAATCAGCTGCTTTCCAAAGCCGGAGGAGCTAAAATATACAAACTGAAATACGGACACCGCAGCCATAACCAGCCTGTGCGCATGGTAGGGACGGAACGTTGTTTCATTACCTCGCAGAATCATGGATATGCAGTGAACAACAATACGCTGACGGAGGATTGGGAACCGCTTTTCATCAATATGAACGATGGATCTAACGAAGGCATCCGTCACAAGCACAATCCTTGGTTCTCTGCACAGTTTCACCCTGAAGCAGCCAGCGGACCGACGGATACGGAATTCTTGTTTGACGAGTTTGTGAAGTTGCTGAAGTAA
- a CDS encoding TolC family protein, producing the protein MKKKIIILTALLFSAGISAQETLTLEQCREMALKYNKEMAASAKQTESARYTARSYKGNFLPNFTLSGTGIYSTADGSLGIAGGNLPTFLPDATGQFLPNNGFAYFPGVDMNYKIGMVYMGGIQVEQPLYMGGKIRAAYKMSLLGKEMAQLSETLTASEVIVKTDQAYAQVIKAKEMKKVADKYNAVLVELKKNVESAYKHGLKPQNDVLKVQVKLNESELNIRKADNALRLATMNLCHYIGKSLTSDIRTADNFPEVAQDIRLQISDISARPEYAILNQQVAIAKQQVKLNRSELLPQIGVKGSYDYIHGLEINDQDLFNKGSFSVLLNVSVPLFHFGERTNKVRAAKAKLEQTRLEQENMNEQMLLELTQAANNLDEAQLESTIAERSLQQAEENMRVSRSQYDVGLETLSDHLEAQALWQQAYETHVDARFRLYLNYVAYLKATGTLLK; encoded by the coding sequence ATGAAAAAGAAAATAATTATCCTCACCGCACTGCTTTTCTCTGCCGGTATCTCTGCCCAAGAGACACTGACACTGGAGCAATGCAGGGAAATGGCTTTGAAATACAATAAAGAAATGGCGGCTTCGGCCAAACAGACGGAAAGCGCACGCTACACCGCAAGGAGTTACAAAGGGAACTTCTTGCCAAACTTCACCCTCAGCGGAACAGGTATTTACAGTACGGCAGACGGCAGTTTAGGCATAGCCGGCGGCAATCTGCCAACTTTCCTGCCCGATGCTACGGGACAGTTTCTGCCCAACAACGGATTCGCTTACTTCCCAGGAGTAGACATGAACTATAAAATAGGCATGGTGTATATGGGTGGCATACAAGTGGAACAACCTCTTTATATGGGCGGCAAAATTCGTGCCGCTTATAAGATGTCTTTATTGGGCAAAGAAATGGCACAGCTGAGCGAAACGCTGACGGCATCGGAGGTCATTGTGAAAACCGACCAAGCCTATGCACAGGTCATCAAGGCCAAAGAGATGAAGAAAGTGGCGGACAAGTACAACGCAGTGCTCGTTGAATTGAAGAAAAATGTAGAAAGCGCCTACAAGCATGGACTAAAGCCTCAAAATGACGTCCTGAAAGTACAAGTAAAACTGAATGAGAGTGAACTCAACATCCGTAAGGCCGACAATGCACTCCGTCTGGCAACCATGAACCTCTGCCACTACATCGGAAAATCCCTGACGTCGGACATACGCACTGCTGACAATTTTCCTGAAGTGGCACAGGACATCCGGCTACAAATATCAGATATCTCCGCCCGTCCCGAATATGCCATACTGAACCAGCAGGTGGCCATCGCCAAGCAACAGGTAAAGCTGAACCGCAGTGAGCTGTTGCCCCAAATCGGTGTAAAAGGTTCGTACGACTATATTCATGGATTGGAAATCAACGATCAGGACCTATTCAATAAAGGCAGCTTCTCCGTCCTCCTAAATGTAAGCGTACCTCTTTTCCATTTCGGCGAACGCACCAACAAAGTGCGTGCAGCCAAAGCCAAACTGGAACAGACCCGTCTTGAACAGGAAAACATGAACGAACAGATGCTACTGGAACTGACACAGGCTGCCAACAACCTCGATGAAGCCCAACTGGAAAGCACCATCGCCGAACGCTCCCTGCAACAAGCCGAGGAAAACATGCGGGTAAGCCGCAGCCAATATGATGTGGGATTGGAAACCCTGTCCGACCATCTGGAAGCACAGGCCTTGTGGCAGCAGGCATACGAAACTCACGTAGATGCCCGCTTCCGACTGTACCTGAATTACGTGGCTTATCTAAAGGCAACGGGGACTTTACTAAAATAA